One genomic region from Pempheris klunzingeri isolate RE-2024b chromosome 4, fPemKlu1.hap1, whole genome shotgun sequence encodes:
- the ets1 gene encoding protein C-ets-1 isoform X2 yields the protein MSYYMDPVSSYPALHPCDRLGAVRQSGGVAVGPQTQFPGVVHPQQQYYPSQPLYIQDIPLQEVPNGHDMCPTDPECGDVPLLTPGSKEMMSQALKATFSGFTKEQQRLSIPKDPRQWTENHVAEWLTWTVNEFSLKNVDFDKFCMNGATLCAMGKERFLDLAPDFVGDILWEHLEMLQKEDTKHYPINGLTSNFQESRYTSDYFVKPGFITESYQTLHPISSEELLTLKYESEYPAVILRDTPLNPLQGDYFSVKQEVVSPDNMCVGRLSRGKLGGQDSFESIESFESCDRLTQSWSSQSSFSSLQRVPSYDSFDSEDYPTALHGHKPKGTFKDYVRERSDLSKDKPVIPAAALAGYTGSGPIQLWQFLLELLTDKSCQSFISWTGDGWEFKLSDPDEVARRWGKRKNKPKMNYEKLSRGLRYYYDKNIIHKTSGKRYVYRFVCDLKSLLGYTPEELHAMLDVKPDTDE from the exons ATGAGTTACTACATGGATCCAGTTTCTTCCTACCCGGCCCTTCACCCCTGTGACCGTCTGGGCGCAGTG AGGCAGAGTGGAGGGGTGGCAGTGGGACCTCAGACCCAGTTCCCAGGTGTGGTTCACCCTCAGCAGCAGTACTACCCATCACAGCCCCTTTACATCCAGGATATACCCCTGCAGGAGGTGCCCAATGGACATGACATGTGCCCTACAG ACCCAGAGTGTGGCGATGTCCCCCTGCTAACTCCTGGAAGTAAAGAGATGATGTCCCAGGCCCTGAAGGCCACCTTCAGTGGCTTCACAAAGGAACAGCAGCGGCTGAGTATTCCCAAAG ATCCCAGACAGTGGACAGAAAACCACGTGGCTGAGTGGCTGACGTGGACAGTGAACGAGTTCAGTCTGAAGAATGTTGACTTTGACAAATTCTGCATGAACGGAGCCACCCTGTGTGCGATGGGGAAGGAGCGCTTCCTGGACTTAGCACCTGACTTTGTGGGTGACATCCTCTGGGAACATTTAGAAATGCTTCAGAAAG AAGATACAAAGCATTACCCCATCAATGGACTGACCTCCAACTTCCAGGAATCACGTTATACCTCAGACTACTTTGTCA AGCCCGGCTTCATCACAGAGTCTTACCAGACACTTCATCCCATCAGCTCAGAGGAATTGCTGACGCTTAAATATGAGAGCGAATACCCTGCTGTCATCCTCCGAGACACGCCTCTCAACCCGCTGCAGGGGGACTACTTCTCTGTCAAGCAGGAGGTGGTATCCCCAGACAACATGTGCGTGGGACGCCTCAGCAGAG GTAAGCTCGGTGGCCAGGACTCCTTTGAGAGCATCGAGAGCTTTGAGAGCTGCGACCGATTGACCCAGTCATGGAGCAGCCAGTCTTCATTCAGCAGCCTGCAGCGGGTACCTTCGTACGACAGCTTCGACTCGGAGGACTACCCCACTGCTCTGCATGGCCACAAGCCCAAGGGCACTTTCAAAGACTATGTGAGGGAGCGCTCAGACCTCAGCAAGGATAAGCCCGTCATCCCAGCAGCGGCACTGGCAGGATACACAG GCAGCGGCCCCATCCAGCTGTGGCAGTTTCTTCTGGAGCTGCTGACCGACAAGTCTTGCCAGTCCTTCATCAGCTGGACAGGCGACGGCTGGGAGTTCAAGCTTTCTGACCCAGATGAG GTTGCTCGGAGGTGGggcaagaggaaaaacaagccCAAGATGAACTATGAGAAGTTAAGCCGTGGCCTACGCTACTACTACGACAAGAACATCATCCACAAGACGTCAGGGAAACGTTACGTCTACCGCTTTGTCTGTGACTTAAAAAGCCTGCTGGGGTACACTCCTGAGGAGCTCCATGCAATGTTGGACGTAAAGCCCGATACGGACGAGTGA
- the ets1 gene encoding protein C-ets-1 isoform X1 has translation MSYYMDPVSSYPALHPCDRLGAVRQSGGVAVGPQTQFPGVVHPQQQYYPSQPLYIQDIPLQEVPNGHDMCPTDPECGDVPLLTPGSKEMMSQALKATFSGFTKEQQRLSIPKDPRQWTENHVAEWLTWTVNEFSLKNVDFDKFCMNGATLCAMGKERFLDLAPDFVGDILWEHLEMLQKEDTKHYPINGLTSNFQESRYTSDYFVSYGVEHAQCVPPSEYSEPGFITESYQTLHPISSEELLTLKYESEYPAVILRDTPLNPLQGDYFSVKQEVVSPDNMCVGRLSRGKLGGQDSFESIESFESCDRLTQSWSSQSSFSSLQRVPSYDSFDSEDYPTALHGHKPKGTFKDYVRERSDLSKDKPVIPAAALAGYTGSGPIQLWQFLLELLTDKSCQSFISWTGDGWEFKLSDPDEVARRWGKRKNKPKMNYEKLSRGLRYYYDKNIIHKTSGKRYVYRFVCDLKSLLGYTPEELHAMLDVKPDTDE, from the exons ATGAGTTACTACATGGATCCAGTTTCTTCCTACCCGGCCCTTCACCCCTGTGACCGTCTGGGCGCAGTG AGGCAGAGTGGAGGGGTGGCAGTGGGACCTCAGACCCAGTTCCCAGGTGTGGTTCACCCTCAGCAGCAGTACTACCCATCACAGCCCCTTTACATCCAGGATATACCCCTGCAGGAGGTGCCCAATGGACATGACATGTGCCCTACAG ACCCAGAGTGTGGCGATGTCCCCCTGCTAACTCCTGGAAGTAAAGAGATGATGTCCCAGGCCCTGAAGGCCACCTTCAGTGGCTTCACAAAGGAACAGCAGCGGCTGAGTATTCCCAAAG ATCCCAGACAGTGGACAGAAAACCACGTGGCTGAGTGGCTGACGTGGACAGTGAACGAGTTCAGTCTGAAGAATGTTGACTTTGACAAATTCTGCATGAACGGAGCCACCCTGTGTGCGATGGGGAAGGAGCGCTTCCTGGACTTAGCACCTGACTTTGTGGGTGACATCCTCTGGGAACATTTAGAAATGCTTCAGAAAG AAGATACAAAGCATTACCCCATCAATGGACTGACCTCCAACTTCCAGGAATCACGTTATACCTCAGACTACTTTGTCA GCTACGGTgttgagcatgctcagtgtgtCCCTCCTTCTGAATACTCAGAGCCCGGCTTCATCACAGAGTCTTACCAGACACTTCATCCCATCAGCTCAGAGGAATTGCTGACGCTTAAATATGAGAGCGAATACCCTGCTGTCATCCTCCGAGACACGCCTCTCAACCCGCTGCAGGGGGACTACTTCTCTGTCAAGCAGGAGGTGGTATCCCCAGACAACATGTGCGTGGGACGCCTCAGCAGAG GTAAGCTCGGTGGCCAGGACTCCTTTGAGAGCATCGAGAGCTTTGAGAGCTGCGACCGATTGACCCAGTCATGGAGCAGCCAGTCTTCATTCAGCAGCCTGCAGCGGGTACCTTCGTACGACAGCTTCGACTCGGAGGACTACCCCACTGCTCTGCATGGCCACAAGCCCAAGGGCACTTTCAAAGACTATGTGAGGGAGCGCTCAGACCTCAGCAAGGATAAGCCCGTCATCCCAGCAGCGGCACTGGCAGGATACACAG GCAGCGGCCCCATCCAGCTGTGGCAGTTTCTTCTGGAGCTGCTGACCGACAAGTCTTGCCAGTCCTTCATCAGCTGGACAGGCGACGGCTGGGAGTTCAAGCTTTCTGACCCAGATGAG GTTGCTCGGAGGTGGggcaagaggaaaaacaagccCAAGATGAACTATGAGAAGTTAAGCCGTGGCCTACGCTACTACTACGACAAGAACATCATCCACAAGACGTCAGGGAAACGTTACGTCTACCGCTTTGTCTGTGACTTAAAAAGCCTGCTGGGGTACACTCCTGAGGAGCTCCATGCAATGTTGGACGTAAAGCCCGATACGGACGAGTGA
- the ets1 gene encoding protein C-ets-1 isoform X3: MIMTAAVDMKPTLTIIKAEKMDDPECGDVPLLTPGSKEMMSQALKATFSGFTKEQQRLSIPKDPRQWTENHVAEWLTWTVNEFSLKNVDFDKFCMNGATLCAMGKERFLDLAPDFVGDILWEHLEMLQKEDTKHYPINGLTSNFQESRYTSDYFVSYGVEHAQCVPPSEYSEPGFITESYQTLHPISSEELLTLKYESEYPAVILRDTPLNPLQGDYFSVKQEVVSPDNMCVGRLSRGKLGGQDSFESIESFESCDRLTQSWSSQSSFSSLQRVPSYDSFDSEDYPTALHGHKPKGTFKDYVRERSDLSKDKPVIPAAALAGYTGSGPIQLWQFLLELLTDKSCQSFISWTGDGWEFKLSDPDEVARRWGKRKNKPKMNYEKLSRGLRYYYDKNIIHKTSGKRYVYRFVCDLKSLLGYTPEELHAMLDVKPDTDE, encoded by the exons ATGATCATGACGGCGGCTGTCGATATGAAACCGACGCTAACAATCATAAAGGCTGAGAAAATGGACG ACCCAGAGTGTGGCGATGTCCCCCTGCTAACTCCTGGAAGTAAAGAGATGATGTCCCAGGCCCTGAAGGCCACCTTCAGTGGCTTCACAAAGGAACAGCAGCGGCTGAGTATTCCCAAAG ATCCCAGACAGTGGACAGAAAACCACGTGGCTGAGTGGCTGACGTGGACAGTGAACGAGTTCAGTCTGAAGAATGTTGACTTTGACAAATTCTGCATGAACGGAGCCACCCTGTGTGCGATGGGGAAGGAGCGCTTCCTGGACTTAGCACCTGACTTTGTGGGTGACATCCTCTGGGAACATTTAGAAATGCTTCAGAAAG AAGATACAAAGCATTACCCCATCAATGGACTGACCTCCAACTTCCAGGAATCACGTTATACCTCAGACTACTTTGTCA GCTACGGTgttgagcatgctcagtgtgtCCCTCCTTCTGAATACTCAGAGCCCGGCTTCATCACAGAGTCTTACCAGACACTTCATCCCATCAGCTCAGAGGAATTGCTGACGCTTAAATATGAGAGCGAATACCCTGCTGTCATCCTCCGAGACACGCCTCTCAACCCGCTGCAGGGGGACTACTTCTCTGTCAAGCAGGAGGTGGTATCCCCAGACAACATGTGCGTGGGACGCCTCAGCAGAG GTAAGCTCGGTGGCCAGGACTCCTTTGAGAGCATCGAGAGCTTTGAGAGCTGCGACCGATTGACCCAGTCATGGAGCAGCCAGTCTTCATTCAGCAGCCTGCAGCGGGTACCTTCGTACGACAGCTTCGACTCGGAGGACTACCCCACTGCTCTGCATGGCCACAAGCCCAAGGGCACTTTCAAAGACTATGTGAGGGAGCGCTCAGACCTCAGCAAGGATAAGCCCGTCATCCCAGCAGCGGCACTGGCAGGATACACAG GCAGCGGCCCCATCCAGCTGTGGCAGTTTCTTCTGGAGCTGCTGACCGACAAGTCTTGCCAGTCCTTCATCAGCTGGACAGGCGACGGCTGGGAGTTCAAGCTTTCTGACCCAGATGAG GTTGCTCGGAGGTGGggcaagaggaaaaacaagccCAAGATGAACTATGAGAAGTTAAGCCGTGGCCTACGCTACTACTACGACAAGAACATCATCCACAAGACGTCAGGGAAACGTTACGTCTACCGCTTTGTCTGTGACTTAAAAAGCCTGCTGGGGTACACTCCTGAGGAGCTCCATGCAATGTTGGACGTAAAGCCCGATACGGACGAGTGA